ataaTTTTATACCTTTTTTTTGGTAGTTATCAAGCTTGGAATAAgtttaacttttggaaacatcctattagggcagggatgggcaaactttgtggcccaagggccacatctgggaatagaagttgtatggtgggccatgaatgcttgCAAAAtatgggttgggggtgcaggctctggttaagggtgtgggctccagagtggggctgggatgtgcaggctctggggtagggaaTAATGGGTTTATTGTGCAGGAGGGcgctccgggctgggattgagggtagaagggtgggggggggggaggcccaggggtgcaggctccaggaagcccttacctcaagcagctcccagaaaacAGCATGGCCCCtttccggctcctatgtggaggcacagccaggcagctctgtgtacTGTCCTGtctacaggcaccaccccctcggctcctagccaatgggagctgagggggtggcactggggcaggggcagcatgcagaaagGAGTCCCCTCGCTGCCCCtttgtgtaggagctggagagggccctgctgctgcttccaggagccatgtggagtggctcctgaccctgctccctggttggagcaggacaagccctagaccctgctccccagcaggagcatgAGGGCCAAATTAAAAAAGTGTCtggtgggctggatctggcccatggacaGTAGTTTCCCCACCCCGTAGTAGGGCAAGGGCCCATGAGTTTATGCTGCAGCTGCCTGAGGCTCTAGGGGTGTGTTACCCAGTACGAAGAAGATTAGAAACTgactttaaacaggagtgaaaccGACACTGTGTAGTTgctttcatgtttattttttgtttgtttgtttttttaagcctgcttggggttggcaatgctatCAATCAGCCTCACCAAAAGTCatgattggctttaaaaaaaagttatataaaaCAGAAttggtgtttttatttatattcatattcTGCTTTGAACCTTTACAGTGCACTacggtcacattttgaagctctCCCATacccacaagggctagaaacttcttcTCTTTAAGAATGAAGAGATCACCTATCCACTTGACCCCAGGAGTTAGAGCTTTAAGGAGAACAATAATCATGAGACATGACAAAACTCATGAGTTGGCAACAGTGCCTTCcgtttaaaggctagttacttcCCAGAAGGGTCTTAATGGCAACTCCAGCATTGTAGTGTTTTTTCCCTACAGGACAATGTTTAAAACCAAATAccaagaaaattccacattttaaatgggggggggggagacatggAATTGAGACAGGAATCTCAGGGCCACTAAACACAGGAAAGGAAAACAGtacaggagctctgggcagctcttcctcttgaaagtTGGAGGGTCAACTCCTCCAGACATCAAATAAAACTATTGCCATCAGTGTCTCCACTCAGATATTAACATCACAGCGAACAAGTTATATCACCAACTATCCACTTCATACTTGGATATTGAGCCATCTTATCCAGAGTTGCACATCATATATGCACTGGCTCAGGGACAACATTTacttacacacaaacacacacacacacacacacacacacacacacacccctgcagtacctttgaaaatctggcctggtgTGTAtcctggggcggggagggaaggagagaggagacaAGAGaccagtgtgaaaaattgggacagggtggAAATtaataggtgcctatacaagacaaagccccaaatattgggatgGTCCCTATAAAAATTGGGGCATCCTGTCACCTTAGTGTGtccctcagtgccccatctgtacaatgggaataacagcactgctctacctgATGCAGGGGTGTGATGTGAGGCACTCCAATACCATTGTGATGGTACCACATAAGTACCACTGGTAGAGGGGTAATTACTCTATATCACCGCTAtcccttccctgggttttggTACACTCTTTTCACCTACTCCTCCCCTGCCCTTTTCTGAATGGGAACTTGGCTCAGAGGGCTTGGCTGTATTGCTTCCGAATCCCCGGCTTTCTTTTCAGCAtctgccccccctctcccccccgcagaGGGATTCCTGTTTTAAAGGTTAATTTAATGCAGGGGTAGCCAAtttgtggctcttcagaagttaatatgcatctccttgtataggcactgatccaagactggagctacaggtgccaactttcttgtgtgccagggggtgctcagtttcaaccctggctctgccacaggccctgcccccaccctaccccctccctccccacctcgtgcatgccacaagccagctgatcaggaggtatggggagggaggggaaggtgccgattggcagggctgctgctgggtgggaggcgctaggagcaggggggaagctgatgggggggggcacaCTACTGATGTATTACTATGTCTCTTTTGACAATGtactttggtaaattctggctccttctcaggctggccacccatGCCAAACAATTCCCATCTTGCAGAGGTCACTTGGTCTTTGGAGGACcaaggcggggcggggggggggaagctaccTTGAGAGCTAATGGAGCAAGTGGAGGGTGGAAGTTTATATACATCTTTCTTCCAAGACTCATGTAATCCTTTTTGTAATGTTTAAGAGCAACTAAACCCTGCTTTAATATTTAGTGTTAAGTTTCAAGTAGTCTTTTGTCCCTGTTGCAATACCCAGAGAGAAACACCCTAACAATAGGGTGGTTAGACAAGAGTACCGACTCTAGAAGAGAAAGTAAAGGAATGCCAAGCCAAGGTACAAGATTGAGACAGAAAAGGTCAGATATTTTGATACTAAATGCTTCCAAGTCACTTCAGAAATCTACTAGAGGAGAAGTATCTTCTCCCAAAGATATTAGAGTCCTTGCCTTCTGTACTAAACACATGTATGTAGATTCTCCATTTTCTGGAGATGTTTATATTAGTAGGCCCTAGCATCCACTGCACAGAGAATTGTGTGGGAACATACCAGTAACCCAAACCACAGCAGCAGTGTAGATCCCAATAGCCCTCGTGCAGAGCCATAAAGTTAATTCAAAAATCAGAATCTAACTGAATACCAGATATAGCTGATCTCCTTCAATCCAATGAGTCCAGCCCCTGTTCTTCTTGTCTCCAGTCTGGACACAAACAAGCTTGTCATTGTCCCAGGTAACCACACTCtgcatgagagaaagagagaagtctTAACTTTAGTCATACACCACATTCTTGAAGCCTCTCTCCCTTACCAGGGTAAGTTGCTCCCCAGAGTTAGTGCTTCTACATCATGCTCTGTAGAAAGTGAACTACCTTAAATCTCACATGTATACCATGGAGAAAACAAGCAGTCCCTACCCCAACCTCCCAGGAAACTTGAGGGTTCCTTCTCTAAGAGTTTGAGAAAGAAATTTAGGTCCCCACACTAACAACATTGATCAGTTGAAGGAGTTTGGTGGATTGCCTTGTGATTTGAGCAAGCACAGCCCACTTTTTTTTACCTTGCATTTTCTATGATCTAGGCCTTTATTGTCTTCCTCAAATTCCTCTCCAATTTTGAACTGGACAAAGTAACTTCTGAAAGTGCTGGTGGTTTGGATGGAGAATGAATCGCCTTCCTGTTCAATCACCTTCTGTGGCTTGAGCATTTTTGCTATCTTGCGAGTTGCAAAGTCAATACCTTAGGAGAGAAAGATTTAACATCAGATTTTTTGTACTTGCCAGCCTACAAGACCCAGGCTACCCTCTTAATAGTGCTGTCCACAAGAGTGCTTCCCAGAGCCAATCCAGGTTTAGGTGCCGCTGGTGTGGCTCTAAGTCCCCCTCCCGACAGTTTCCTTCAACAATGTTTCTACCTAGTATTTTACTCTTTCACAAGCATGGGACTGCATAGTGTAGTGCAACTCCCAAGCTAGGTTGCTGGGATTTGATTAGACTGCTATAAGAGTTTCTCAACTAGATGGGTCACCTTACACTATTTGAAAGTCAGTGTGCCACTGCTGGCACAGGTTGTTTATTATATTGACTTCTGCTGTATTAGTACAACCTGATGGATGCTACTGCTGTGGTGGAAGCTAAGATAAAGTTTGGCCTGTACTTAGTTATGCTGACCCAACTGAAATTGACATCAGACAATATCTGCATGTGTAATCAAAGTCAGAATTTTGTCCTGTAGAGCTTCCTAACTGTGGGGTACAGAGCTCTGTTATTGGTTATTCTTTTGTTACAAGCAACTTCACGTCTTCCTGACCAACAAAGTATGCAACATGTACCCACTGTTGCTTAGACACCTCTTATGTAGTGTTATTTGCTCCATTAAGGATCTGTTCACCTTTTGGATGATTACCAGCATAATGTTTTCTCCATGCATGTAGTATTTATAATCAGAGGGCAAGGCGCTGTCAAAAGCAGAGACAGACACTTATGGTTTTGACAGCCAAGCCACTTAACCATTTGGTTGAGTAGTTCAAAGAATAATCTTGAATTTTTAAGGTAAACTGTGTCTGTCCTTGCCCTCTAAGCAGAGAGGGTACTACAGCTGCCCATGAATCCTTACATTTCTTTCCCTAAGTAGTTTTAACTGTTCACATGCCAGGATCATCACCAGAGTGATGGTTTGAGTTTAAACAATTTCCAGGGACTGCTAATTGTCATGCAACAGCTGCTGCTAAGTGATGAGTCTGCAAGATCAAGCTCATTTCATAAGGAGCATGAGACAACTACTCAGTGGCAATTGTCACAGGCAAGGCCCTGTATTCCTGAGCTGTTAGTTCAGGACACTACACACATTAGTGTTTAAGTGCACTGGCAATGGAGACATTCAGCTCAAGCCAACACCCCAGAGAAAGTTTCTTCACATGATTTTGAAGACAGATATGTTTCTACACGTGACATATGGTCTGGGAGTCAAGACACAGCCTCCCAATTTCACGCTCAGAATACAAACTTAAGGGAAGGGGAGAGCCACAATAAGTGGTAGTTCTCTGCTGCCTAGGAATAGTGCAATTGGCATGGGACACATGAAGCTCAGATAGCTTCATGTATCTGACCCACTGCTTTGGTTATATTAACCCATCACAGGCTAAAGACATGGTCCATCACCACATCtaagatgaaaaacaaaaacccacacaaacCCAGTAGGTCCATTATACAGTCATGTTTATACATACCACTTGACAGCATAGTTGTCCCCAAATAGCAAGAAGGATTAATTCTGTACTAGCAGCATATATTGCTGATTATGCTGCAGCATGTGGTCATGTAACCTTAGATATTAGAAGCAATTTtgttaaggaaagaaaaatagcAGTTTACCTTTAGACATTTCATGGTTAAAGTTGAACTAGTGTGCTAGTATCCAGGCTTTTCTCAGCAGGAtcattcaaattatttttgtgaaGGGATGTCCCATCATCCACCCTAGTCTTTGTGCCATGCTCTGGTAAAATTGTTGTTTCTAATTCTGGCACTTAATTTTTTTCCAGGGTCATCCCCCCAGAAATCATAGCTGACCttgttttctccccctctccttgtAACCCGTACTACTCAACCACTAGAAAGAGCAaactacaattaaaaaaaaaagtgaaggaaaatCTGTTTGCAATAAAGGCAGAGAATCCTGATAGGATTCCTATGCTGCAACAACTTTCTGGAGCCATTTATTGCAAGGGTGTTTATTCAAACAGAGTGTGAAAAGCACAAACTCACTTCAGCACAACTTGGTTTTAGTAAGTTTTTTGGGAGCAGTCATGACATTTAACTCAGCTACTCCTCAATATTCTCTCTTCAGAGAGAGGACAAACTCCCATTCATCAAAGGGATTCATGCAAGTTTCTACTCCTCTATTTAGGCAGGTGAACATTTATTGGAAGTTGCCCTGTAGGATAGGAAACAATGTCAATAATAGTATTTAATAGGAAGCATGGTATTCCCACTCTGAGCTACTGAACTTCAATGCTATCTTCTTTGTGCTAGAGAGACAGATTGAAGCAAGATAGAAAATAAAGCTTCTCATTGCATAATTTGtatccatctaaaaaaaaaaaaaaggttttaaaatttattagaCTCCCAGCCCTGTGGAGAAGCAAGCAATAAAAGACACTTCAGTCTTCCTATGGTCATATTTTTCAACTAATAGATTCTGGTGTAGTCTTTTATGCTGCAGAGGCTGAAAAGTTTCAGCATAGTTTATCTTGTTACCTGTGACCTATGGATTTGCATGTGGAATGATTAAGACTTGGAAAGAAGGACCATTTAATGAAGACAAGTCCAAGTATATTAGTCCTCAGAGGGGATTCAAGAACATTATCCTCAGACCGAGGATGTGGTACTACTACAGCTAGAAGGGGATCTTTCAATACATTACCAATATTGGATAAAAAGGTTTAAAGCCATTTACAACATTAAACAACATCCAAAACAGTCAACCAACTGTTGACCAACACCAAGCAATATATTTAAGTTGAGTGCCTAACTGTTGGCAAGAGTCAGAGCTATTCACCACAATTCTGACACCTTAGGAGcatacaaaaacaatttttagtTTTGTTACAGGTTCCAAAGGGACAGCCTCCACTGGCTGTTACATTACAAAAGTATTACAGCACTGAGGCCCTTTCTAGTTCCTCTCCCACATTCTCCTCATTATTGCATATAATTGGTCTGTTCCCATTCCTATCACCAGTTCAGATGCTAGTTTCAGAAgttaaaaaggttgagaacctagagcagaggttctcattCTGAGGCCCTCCACCAACATGCTATGAAaacctccatggcccacctgtgccacaacagctggttttctgcatataaaagctagggcTGGGATAAGGGGGTAGCAAGcggggcaattgcctggggccccatgccacaaggGCTCCTaaaaagctacattgctcaggcttccgCTTCAGCCCTAGGTAGCAGGGCTCAGGACTTCatccccatgcagtggggctgcagctttctaccctgggccccagtgcgtctaatgctggccctgcttggaggcctccctaaaacctgctcacagccccacAGTTGAGAATCCCTGACCTAGAGCATACCAGAGGAAAGGACCACTGAAGAGGATATGCTCATCATCCTATTCAGGGTCACCACCCTGAAAGTGATCTTGCAACAGTGGTCTGCTAGACAGGGCTTTTGCCATATTAGAGGACTGGCATTTGAACAGTCAGATGTTTAGCAAGAGGGAAGGTCAAGG
This sequence is a window from Dermochelys coriacea isolate rDerCor1 chromosome 18, rDerCor1.pri.v4, whole genome shotgun sequence. Protein-coding genes within it:
- the RBP7 gene encoding retinoid-binding protein 7 translates to MPVDFSGTWNLTCSDNFEGYMLALGIDFATRKIAKMLKPQKVIEQEGDSFSIQTTSTFRSYFVQFKIGEEFEEDNKGLDHRKCKSVVTWDNDKLVCVQTGDKKNRGWTHWIEGDQLYLELCCEEQVCTQIYKRA